Part of the Arachis hypogaea cultivar Tifrunner chromosome 6, arahy.Tifrunner.gnm2.J5K5, whole genome shotgun sequence genome, catgttatttaaatacaagtgtttctataaaatatttttttattgcgaGTACCCCTAACCGCTGTATTAGAGTTGACGTGAAGATATTTCAAGCACCtcactaccatctccgacctctttcatCTAGACTGAAGAGGTCGAAGATGATAGTGAGGGTGCTTGAAGTGCCTTCAGTCTAGCCCATTACACACAATGAAAACGTGTATCATAAGAatcgaaaaaaatatattttaattcttgatttcttattaaaaacatatttttttaataaaaaaatatgtctaatcaatcatataattcttttttataataacatacttatgGATTACAAAATtatcaatgttaaattattatagaaaaaattatataattaaaactaaaatcttaaaaattttgataaaaacacttgtatttaaacgatatgtaaaaaaataaaattgaaattagtgcatccaagatattgaaaattttaaatttttaaaaaaatgagaaaaaaattacaaaactagtgaagggactagtttgatgcacgacattcaatttcagggactaaaagaAGTCACTTAAtacaaagtgagggactaatttggtgcatctacaataatgacataatggatgacacgtggacgaatactgttgcgacacaTGGCACAAATAAACACGTGGCCAAATAGTaatgtgacacgtggcacaaccattTACGTCAGCATGTCACCTATCACTGGTCAACACACATATCATTGCACATGACCAAATCATGCAGTGACAAGTGTCACAAACAGcccacgtcatcatgccatgtcatcaTGTCGTTAACGAAAAATTAGCCAGAGACTAACGTGGTGCATTTTTGTCAATCTCAGACGTAATTAGTACAATTAAAATTTTAGGAACGATTTTAGTGCACAACACTAATCTCAGGaaccattttaaaatttaactcttATTTTAGGCTATCCAAATCCAgtctaataaaatatattttggatCCGAGTAGAATTTTGTGTCGAATTAGCTTTAAACAtttctaatatatattatatcaagttatcaaattttgtaaaacatataaaattatcTAATGAAATTTATACAATTTGTGATGCACGAATACTTATACGATACGATATGGAACAGGctgacacgcgaattttaaaatcttataagacacgggACACGcacacatataaaatataaaatattttttagataaatcataatgatattttgatattttattgatattaaaatataaattaattttttaactatttttaatatcttattttaattacatcaagtagttaaaatattttttattttaataaataatagcatatattatatctaaatttatttcaagaatatatgttaagaataagattggacaTACTGACACGTTATGGTATTTAGGTGTATTCAAACGTGTCtgaagaagaattttttattttttattgagacacGGTTGAACACACCGAACATGCGTGTCAGACGAATATCAATAAATATTGTATCTAAAATACATCCAATATGCGAATACGATAATTCAACGAAGCGTTTGTGTTTTATAGCATACAATCATcttaaatttccttttttttataggACTGAATATTATTAGGAATTAAATCAACTTAATGCTTGTTGCAAAAATTAGATAGATCtcctttacaaaaaaaataatagactTCCCAGAATTGATAGGCTTATAATAGATAGAAACAGAAAAGGGAGGGGTTAGCGAATATTGAAACATGTGCAAAATCTAgacttaaaattattttagtaattctATAATGAGTAGTACTATGGTATATTTAGggctaattttattttgttatagtaGTAGGAGTgatgatatattttaatattgtaatttttggtgttttttaaaattgtggaaaATACACAAATTAGAGGTCTGATTTCATTGCAAAGAGAGAGGGGGCACAAATCGGACCCAGGACTTTCTGAAATCGGACCCAGAGTTTTCTGCTAGTACACAAATCAGACCCAGGATTTTCTGAAATCGGATCCAGGGTTTTTTGTCAGTACATAAATCGGACCCAGGGTTTTCTGAAATCGGACCCAAGATTTTCTgccagtacacaaatcggacccagGATTTTCAGTAcctcaaatcggacggtccgatttctcttGGATAGTCATCATACGCCAGTGAATCACCATACACCCCATAACTCAGATATACACCATTTCTttcatcatattaaaaataaaaaattctatattTAGATCGGATGAGTTGACCTGGGCCCTGGGAAAAGGAAAATTTGTTTTTAACAAGCCGGCCACTCACATACATGGGTCATAAACGTCTTTTTTTTTACGGATAATGAAGTAGATAGGTTAGTTAGTTTGTATGATATACGACAGATATAGAACACAACACGACATAAGATATACTGATacgcaaattttaaaatattataagacACGAGaatacgcatacatataaaatataaagtattttttggaTAAATCGtagtaatattttaatattttattgatattaaaatataaattaatttttttaatttttttaatatcttattttaattatattaagtatttaaaatattttttgttttaataaataataatatatactatacctaaatttatttcaagaatatatgttaagaataagactggacacgctgatacgtgatggtatttaggtgtgtctagGTGCATCcgaaaaagaatattttattttttaataagacACGGTTGAACACGGCAGACACACGTATCAAATGAGTGTTagtgagtgtcgtgtccgaaatatATCTAACACGCAGACACGACAACTCAGTGAAGTGTTCGTACATCATAGGTTGGCCCACATATATTCATTgtccattaattaattaatacaatgaCTAAATTATTTTAGGAGAATCGGTTAATAAAAAATATGTGGTTTTAAGTgaatcaaaaaatttttttgtttgaccaaaaaataatcaaaatttaataaactaattaatttttgtgggcttctttatttttttatttattttttcaatttaaatttattgtttGGAAGAAGCTCACGAAAAATAATCGGTTCATtaaattttggttatttttttgtcaaactaaaaaaattctattttacttaaaatCACATATTTTTTATTAACCGATTCTTCTAAAATAATTTAGCTGcggtattaattaattgatagacAATATACACATATCGGTCAATTAGCCTATCCACTTCATGATTTGTAAAAAAAGAGGTTTATGGTGTGTGTATGTGAGTGGCCGCCTTTTAACAATGATGAATGTGTTTGGCTTAGCTttaaaacattaaacatacatctagtttttttttttttttgaaaattttacttttttttgtttatttttcttttatttaactattttttttcttctaaatacAAACATGATTCTATTCTTCAATTCAGATTTACCTAAAACtagaaatttatattaaaaaccaattaatatatatttatacattaatatataataattaatttaatcattattTTTTGTATACACGTATCGtgtttttaatagaaaatctaCTACTTATCAAAAACCCTAAGTCacgattaaatatttaaatctaTTGATTATTATTAAGTTAAACTCCCATCACCTAAATAGACTTGCATCCGACCAATATCAAGCATGTTATAagtaatcaaaattaaatttccacAGAGTTCatttttatatatcatatatcatatataataactAGAGTTTATAACCGGAATAAAGCTCTGCTCTATATGAAATTactaagaaaaaataagaaaaacggGATAACATACATAATTAATGGGGACACATAGAAAGCTAAGCTTTCTGAATATGATGATGTGCCCAATAAGTTCTCAAGAATCCATCCCAATTTGCATTATTGTTTGTTTATATTATTAGGATTCTATGCAGTTCAAGTAACGCGCCTTGGAGTTCCATCGTTTTCAAATTCGAAGATTATATCTTCTTCAGGTTTCAGCAATTCCATAGTCTGCAGCCAACACTCAAAATAAgtatatataataacaataataataataatcattctTATTCCCTCTGAATAAAATTGCATGCATTGTATGTTATTGCACAATTTATCAACTTCTAACTTGAATGTTTGTTGCCGATGAGTAATAACTCAaaggcatagtctccccatactcaataaagaggttgcgggttcgagtctcctatttttggtaaaaaaaaaaaaaaacttgaatgtTTGTTTTCGTTTAATTTAGTTTGTTTCTCCCCTCGAAGTATGATGAGTTTCAAGTAACAATTATATACTATCTCACGAATATTTTTGCCCCacaatttaaagtttaaattgataaaaaataaataaataattatattgctAATACAAAAAGAGAggtatcataaaattaaaaaaatgagatatatgCATTTTTATTTAGGTAATTAGTATTagctaaaaattattaaataattgtaTTATTAGTTAacacaatttattattttgacCAATAATTAGccaacaatatttaaaaatattgacaaaatatAGTGTTGGATTGCTAAACTAAAAATAATGATGGACTACTAAACTAAAAATATGgaccaatataaattaaaattattaatttttaaatttctatcaTATATATTAATATCTAAATTATTATCTTAGGCAACTATTTTGTTAAAATACATGTGCATTAGTAAGAATAAATATAGTCAATCAATTATAActtaaataacataatttttcaTATTCATTTATAAGTTGTAGATTTATAAGTTGTAGATTTGAGTTTTACTCTTAActtttgaaagaaaagaaaaataataaatgcttGCCTGAACCATGCGAGGACGCAAGAATGGAGAATGCTCAACACAGAGAGAAGCAGTCAAAAGAAGACGTTCCACCTGCTCTATGTCATAATCTTCACCAAGTGATGGATCAACAAGCTCCTTAACATTATGACCATTAATTAATGGCTTTGCCTGTAATAACACATAacacattattaattattatagttAATTACCACCCACacacaataaattaaaataatctatACACATACATGGATACATACCCATATCAAAATGCTTTGTTGCAAATAATCCAAGGCCTTACGCCCGGTTAAAATCTCCAGCAAGAGAATCCCAAATGCATAAACATCTGTTTTCTCATCTACTATGCCATGTGTCAAATATTCCGGAGCAGAATACCTaccaaattttatatataacaacCTAAATAATGttattaaaattatgaataatactaattagtactatatatatatatatataccctaatGTGCCTTCAAATCTTGTGACATGTTGCTGATCAGCATCTGGTGGCAACCACTTTGCAAGTCCAAAATCACAAATCtgcataaattaattattattatggtAATTAAATCAGAAAAAAGAAAAGTGTTCATATAAGAATAAATCTTATTAATATAGTTAATTATTACCTGTGGCTCAAAATTTTTAGTGAGCAGAATATTATCAGATTTAATATCTCTATGAATGATTCGCCTGTGACAATGATCATGCAAGTACAACAGCCCTCTTGCTATTCCCAGCGCAATATTATACCTTCTATTCCAAGTTAATATGTGTCTATTTGGACCTGAAAATAAACTTTAGTAATTAAAAAGTGTCCGGAATATTGATACGGCATATGCTTATTACAAAAATACGGTCAATTAtatatttaaacaataaaataaaaaataaaatatattttttgtttttaatatttataatttttttaaaaaatatttttaatatttaattgtatttaattttgtccctaacattttaatttgcattaaaattatcactaaatgttaaattaatttaaaatgttcataacaaaattaaaatcatttaaaaatagttttaaaatgaGTCTTGTTACGCAATCAGCTATAACATCACCTAtaatatccagaataaccatccggtaCTAGGGAGAATAAACATCTAATATTATAAAactactcatcccaaaaacttaagctattttggggttcaccaaagATTGAACTCTTGATCTTTCAGATCTAGAGCTCTAatatcatgtcatgataccactctaataccatgtcatgatatcaCTCATTCCAAAAGCTCACGCCGATGAAAAAAAGGTAATACTAatggttatatttttaatactctgtaaaccttcattgtacacattgtacaaatatttcattagcttcctatactttctctttgaaaataaattgaaaacgttaattataaaattgaatgaaattaaattcactttacctaaaaataaaataaaaaacatattaattattattaagaaAATAGTAACTATGATAGAAATTAAGGCATATATAATATAATACGTAGTGACCATGGAGAATAGAAGCTAAGCTTCCAAGTGGAGAAAGTTGGAAGACGAGGCAGAATTCCTTTTCTGAACTGTATCCAATAAGCTTTGCAGTATTAGGATGGTCGATGTAGGCAATGATGTTTAGCTCTTTCAGAAAGCTTGACGATGATGACGGCGACGACGAGGACGAGGAAGGCATGTTCTTATTTGCAGCATGAATCcctttgttcaatttttttatagCTACCATTTCCCCATTCAGACGACCCTTGAAAACATCAGCATACCCACCTCTTCCAATTAAATTCTCTACAtacaattcataaaaaaaaaaaaacaagcatgtaagaaattattttattacaatcatgttgtttaaaaattattatctGACCTACGTACCTCTGCTAAAATTGTTGGTTGCATGACGAATTTGGAAGGATCTGAAAGCGATGAGAGGAGGAAAATTAAAGTTGCCATGGCCTCGGCTTGGCGGCGTCGGAGGAGGaggcggaggaggaggaggtggaggaggaggaggaggagaaggagaaggaggagagggCCTAGTAGTTGATGGTGATGATgctcttatattattattattcttcttccATGGCTTAAAGATATTTTTCCATTTGAAGCTTAAACAAGTGGCTGGTGGCGGCAATGAATcttcatcatgatcatcatcatggGGTCGAAAGGGAAAGGGTGGTGGTGTTCTTGATACGGAATATTCAGATCTTGTTGGGGTTAAGGAATGTCTATTATCCCTCTCAATGTGCCTCGACCCTGAAAAACATTACACTCATCATGATAAAAGGTGGAGGAGTGTTAGGACGCcaacaatttttgtgatttgtagttattAAATATCtatcaatgat contains:
- the LOC112805190 gene encoding uncharacterized protein, which gives rise to MLFGKKKSSSSHGGGSERKFSLDDASLAAKPRRRTSFLFSSPSPLQGSRHIERDNRHSLTPTRSEYSVSRTPPPFPFRPHDDDHDEDSLPPPATCLSFKWKNIFKPWKKNNNNIRASSPSTTRPSPPSPSPPPPPPPPPPPPPPPTPPSRGHGNFNFPPLIAFRSFQIRHATNNFSRENLIGRGGYADVFKGRLNGEMVAIKKLNKGIHAANKNMPSSSSSSPSSSSSFLKELNIIAYIDHPNTAKLIGYSSEKEFCLVFQLSPLGSLASILHGPNRHILTWNRRYNIALGIARGLLYLHDHCHRRIIHRDIKSDNILLTKNFEPQICDFGLAKWLPPDADQQHVTRFEGTLGYSAPEYLTHGIVDEKTDVYAFGILLLEILTGRKALDYLQQSILIWAKPLINGHNVKELVDPSLGEDYDIEQVERLLLTASLCVEHSPFLRPRMVQDSLSSQPTYTQPQQQATTVKSAAGPTHANAAPVTTRVTRSTLVIAPLVPTVTPFRPPALSTTLHVMLQARFERLLATLLARNHQIQTKAEDLQATGTTGSTTVWHNAGSSSSGSLPKNNSK